A genome region from Arachis duranensis cultivar V14167 chromosome 6, aradu.V14167.gnm2.J7QH, whole genome shotgun sequence includes the following:
- the LOC107493312 gene encoding uncharacterized protein LOC107493312 isoform X3 has protein sequence MMSCKAEVKEKMNSAAKPNRSNGNHLPKNVYHIGGLQVEFPYQPYGSQFAFMGRVISTLDRAQREGHCHALLESPTGTGKSLSLLCSSLAWQHRYKSQPKPPPPSEPLADPLVHGGGFLPEDDAVSSPSDNPELAEPEPAKKNQKKKAAPTIYYASRTHSQISQVIRELRKTTYRVPMAVLASRKHYCTNKNILGKENINEECKLLLKDQEIGCPEFKNAHKVKGHPSLQKGGCNEVHDIEDLIKVGHSVKGCSYYAARNMSDDAQLVFCPYSYIINPVIRGAMDLDIKGAILILDEAHNIEDITRDAGSADIQEDDFDKLQMELQQLCSVNAAIYQPLYEMAQGLTSWIERKKNNLDKRDFQHYVSCWTGDKALRELEEANISKQCFPILLECATKAIRIATDLETDKPHLSGMSVITLEGLFSSLTYFFSRNGSHMLDYQLALQRCVRKDAVRAFGNWTHTFSLWCLNPAVVFRDVADLSLSIILTSGTLSPMSSFSSELGVQFETNLEAPHVIDICTQVWPAVISTGPGNYPLNASYKTADGYAFQDAVGRSLEEIFNIVPGGCLVFFPSYKLMEKLCNRWTETGQWSRLNAKKPLYVEPRAGGQDDFETTLKGYYDSIHHGKKPGARRKRRIKEVDSNHSHPVDSQEGFEKGGAALLGVCRGKVSEGIDFSDDNARVVIIVGIPFPNINDIQVSLKKKYNDMYKSSKNLLSGSEWYCHQAFRALNQAAGRCIRHKLDYGAIILLDERLREERSRAFISKWLRRNLKVYDNFELSIEGLKSFFEDAKEWHAMNTVNVKQNLSLHTDGVNIKSQNKRFTRKKNQKLNKSCNGFEKEGSIIEDHGSFPVLSCQDLVDSQPSAQGNSNKYNCEAHINPQICNPTEERFNRDLFVASTLGECSSIKEIPCIDVNSDPGSPGFSKDDNSVSTIIEASAQFSNHLSSVSLCLPDGSKNSSGLHSSITVTPEKNIARNNIPETESPVNTSVNSHYQKRRKTMLSPFITEVENLNYITPCANTLMTYTKSSLDVREEAHGIEHVWERNSKSNIPELPTSSLPSSCSLTFPLRDRRLQLFCLLCKNPLGRPENNLYLTCSLISSSKVHLRTLLKQRTKAYATETSNSIPVILTDSSFVDQRIRTGSALEQGIWCVEDGCVFSSVLCPFCSDRNNLLGVQIIATNSSNIQLLEKILFYYDSLEVKSYEESASGVSKDVDLKPVNVNDRGMNGTAVLSSIDKYSYVPRPKISEKLRGLPSEENQS, from the exons ATGATGTCGTGCAAAGCGGAAGTAAAGGAGAAAATGAACTCTGCAGCAAAACCTAACAGGAGCAATGGCAATCATCTCCCGAAGAATGTGTACCACATCGGAGGCCTGCAGGTGGAGTTTCCGTACCAACCGTACGGGTCCCAGTTTGCATTCATGGGGAGAGTGATCTCCACCCTCGACCGGGCTCAGAGGGAAGGCCACTGCCACGCCTTGCTCGAGTCTCCAACTGGCACCGGCAAGTCCCTCTCCCTCCTCTGTTCCTCTCTCGCCTGGCAGCACCGTTACAAATCCCAACCCAAGCCCCCTCCGCCTTCCGAGCCACTTGCCGATCCTCTCGTCCACGGCGGCGGCTTTCTTCCCGAGGATGATGCCGTTTCTTCTC CATCCGATAATCCGGAGCTCGCAGAACCCGAACCAGCCAAAAAAAATCAGAAGAAAAAGGCCGCTCCTACTATATATTATGCCTC GAGAACTCACTCACAAATCTCTCAAGTCATTCGTGAACTGCGGAAAACTACATACAGGGTGCCGATGGCTGTATTG GCATCACGGAAACATTACTGCacgaataaaaatatacttggCAAAGAGAACATCAATGAAGAATG TAAACTACTTCTGAAAGACCAGGAGATAGGGTGTCCAGAATTCAA AAATGCACATAAAGTCAAAGGACATCCCTCTCTTCAGAAAGGAGGATGTAATGAGGTGCATGACATAGAAGATCTTATAAAAGTTGGACATTCAGTGAAAG GTTGCTCCTATTATGCTGCACGTAATATGTCAGATGATGCGCAGCTGGTATTTTGTCCTTATAGCTACATCATTAATCCTGTCATTCGGGGAGCAATGGACTTAGATATTAAAGGAGCTATACTGATTCTTGATGAAGCTCA CAATATAGAGGACATCACTCGAGATGCTGGCAGCGCGGATATTCAAGAGGATGATTTTGATA AACTGCAAATGGAGCTGCAGCAACTATGTTCTGTAAATGCTGCAATATACCAACCACTATATGAAATGGCACAG GGTCTTACTAGTTGGATAGAACGGAAGAAAAATAACCTAGACAAGCGTGATTTTCAGCACTATGTGTCATG TTGGACTGGTGATAAGGCATTGAGAGaacttgaagaagcaaatatcTCAAAACAGTGCTTCCCAATCTTACTAGAATGTGCTACTAAG GCAATCAGAATTGCTACGGACTTGGAGACAGATAAGCCACATTTAAGTGGCATGTCAGTGATAACATTGGAAG GTTTATTCTCATCACTAACTTATTTCTTCTCAAGAAACGGATCTCACATGTTGGATTACCAGCTTGCTCTGCAGCGATGTGTTAGAAAAGATGCTG TAAGAGCTTTTGGAAACTGGACACACACTTTCAGCTTGTGGTGCTTGAATCCAGCTGTTGTGTTTAGAGATGTTGCTGATCTTTCTTTATCGATTATCTTGACTTCTGG GACTCTATCGCCGATGAGTTCCTTTTCTTCTGAGCTTGGAGTTCAGTTTGAAACTAATCTTGAAGCCCCCCATGTAATTGACATTTGCACACAG GTGTGGCCTGCTGTAATCTCCACTGGTCCTGGTAATTATCCTTTGAATGCAAGTTATAAAACGGCAGATGGATATGCCTTTCAG GATGCAGTTGGAAGATCTTTAGAAGAAATCTTCAACATTGTTCCAGGTGGATGTCTTGTGTTCTTCCCAAGTTATAAATTGATGGAGAAATTATGCAACCGTTGGACTGAAACAGGTCAATGGTCTCGACTAAATGCAAAAAAGCCCCTTTATGTTG AACCACGAGCTGGAGGCCAAGATGATTTTGAGACTACCTTAAAAGGGTATTATGACTCGATTCATCATGGGAAAAAGCCTGGTGCGCGAAGGAAAAGAAGGATTAAAGAAGTTGATTCAAATCACTCCCATCCGGTTGATTCCCAAGAGGGTTTTGAGAAAGGAGGAGCTGCTTTACTTGGTGTTTGCCGTGGAAAG GTTTCTGAAGGAATTGATTTCTCTGATGATAATGCCAGAGTAGTT ATTATTGTTGGTATTCCATTTCCCAACAT AAATGATATTCAAGTTTctctaaagaaaaaatataatgatatgTACAAATCATCCAAAAATCTTCTCAGCGGAAGTGAGTGGTATTGTCACCAAGCATTCCGTGCTTTAAATCAAGCAGCAG GCCGTTGTATACGACATAAGCTTGACTATGGGGCAATAATCCTTTTGG ATGAACGTCTTCGTGAAGAAAGAAGTAGAGCATTCATTTCGAAGTGGCTAAGAAGAAACCTAAAGGTTTATGACAACTTCGAATTATCAATAGAAGGACTAAAATCATTCTTTGAGGATGCCAAG GAATGGCATGCAATGAATACAGTGAATGTCAAACAGAATTTGAGCTTACATACTGATGGTGTCAATATCAAGAGTCAGAATAAGAGAttcacaagaaagaaaaatcagaaactTAACAAATCTTGCAATGGATTTGAGAAAGAAGGGTCAATTATTGAGGACCATGGCTCTTTTCCTGTACTAAGCTGTCAAGATCTTGTTGACAGTCAACCATCAGCTCAAGGGAATAGTAACAAATACAATTGTGAAGCCCATATAAACCCACAAATCTGTAATCCGACGGAGGAAAG GTTCAATCGGGATTTATTTGTTGCATCCACGCTTGGAGAATGCTCCTCCATCAAGGAAATCCCTTGTATAGATGTTAACAGTGATCCAGGTAGCCCTGGTTTCTCTAAGGATGATAACTCTGTTTCCACCATAATTGAGGCCTCTGCTCAATTTTCAAATCACTTGTCAAGCGTATCATTGTGTTTACCTGATGGAAGTAAAAATTCCTCAGGGCTTCACTCTTCAATAACTGTTACTCCTGAAAAGAATATAGCTAGAAATAATATTCCTGAAACGGAATCACCTGTGAATACAAGTGTTAATTCTCACTACCAGAAAAGGAGGAAGACCATGCTCTCACCATTTATCACAGAGgtagaaaatttaaattatattacacCTTGTGCCAACACTCTTATGACATACACAAAAAGCTCGTTGGATGTTAGAGAGGAAGCTCATGGAATTGAACATGTTTGGGAGAGAAATTCGAAGTCAAATATTCCTGAGTTACCAACAAGTAGTCTACCTAGTTCATGTTCGTTAACTTTCCCTTTACGGGATAGAAGGTTACAACTTTTTTGTTTACTCTGCAAAAACCCATTGGGCCGACCTGAAAACAATCTGTATCTCACGTGTTCCTTGATTTCCTCATCAAAAGTCCACTTAAGAACCCTTTTGAAACAGAGAACGAAAGCTTATGCTACTGAGACATCAAATAGTATACCCGTTATTCTAACCGATTCTTCATTTGTTGATCAACGTATCCGCACTGGCAGTGCACTGGAACAGGGTATTTGGTGTGTGGAAGATGGGTGTGTCTTCAGCTCTGTTCTCTGCCCCTTCTGCAGTGACCGCAACAATTTACTAGGAGTTCAGATCATTGCAACTAATTCATCAAATATTCAGTTACTTGAAAAG ATACTGTTTTACTATGATTCTTTAGAGGTGAAGAGCTATGAGGAATCAGCGTCTGGTGTTTCCAAGGATGTG GATTTGAAGCCAGTTAATGTGAATGATCGAGGCATGAATGGAACTGCTGTCTTAAGTTCCATCGACAAGTATTCGTATGTTCCCCGGCCAAAGATTTCAGAA AAACTAAGGGGCTTGCCTTCTGAGGAAAACCAAAGTTGA
- the LOC107493312 gene encoding uncharacterized protein LOC107493312 isoform X2, translating to MMSCKAEVKEKMNSAAKPNRSNGNHLPKNVYHIGGLQVEFPYQPYGSQFAFMGRVISTLDRAQREGHCHALLESPTGTGKSLSLLCSSLAWQHRYKSQPKPPPPSEPLADPLVHGGGFLPEDDAVSSPSDNPELAEPEPAKKNQKKKAAPTIYYASRTHSQISQVIRELRKTTYRVPMAVLASRKHYCTNKNILGKENINEECKLLLKDQEIGCPEFKNAHKVKGHPSLQKGGCNEVHDIEDLIKVGHSVKGCSYYAARNMSDDAQLVFCPYSYIINPVIRGAMDLDIKGAILILDEAHNIEDITRDAGSADIQEDDFDKLQMELQQLCSVNAAIYQPLYEMAQGLTSWIERKKNNLDKRDFQHYVSCWTGDKALRELEEANISKQCFPILLECATKAIRIATDLETDKPHLSGMSVITLEGLFSSLTYFFSRNGSHMLDYQLALQRCVRKDAVRAFGNWTHTFSLWCLNPAVVFRDVADLSLSIILTSGTLSPMSSFSSELGVQFETNLEAPHVIDICTQVWPAVISTGPGNYPLNASYKTADGYAFQDAVGRSLEEIFNIVPGGCLVFFPSYKLMEKLCNRWTETGQWSRLNAKKPLYVEPRAGGQDDFETTLKGYYDSIHHGKKPGARRKRRIKEVDSNHSHPVDSQEGFEKGGAALLGVCRGKVSEGIDFSDDNARVVIIVGIPFPNINDIQVSLKKKYNDMYKSSKNLLSGSEWYCHQAFRALNQAAGRCIRHKLDYGAIILLDERLREERSRAFISKWLRRNLKVYDNFELSIEGLKSFFEDAKEWHAMNTVNVKQNLSLHTDGVNIKSQNKRFTRKKNQKLNKSCNGFEKEGSIIEDHGSFPVLSCQDLVDSQPSAQGNSNKYNCEAHINPQICNPTEERFNRDLFVASTLGECSSIKEIPCIDVNSDPGSPGFSKDDNSVSTIIEASAQFSNHLSSVSLCLPDGSKNSSGLHSSITVTPEKNIARNNIPETESPVNTSVNSHYQKRRKTMLSPFITEVENLNYITPCANTLMTYTKSSLDVREEAHGIEHVWERNSKSNIPELPTSSLPSSCSLTFPLRDRRLQLFCLLCKNPLGRPENNLYLTCSLISSSKVHLRTLLKQRTKAYATETSNSIPVILTDSSFVDQRIRTGSALEQGIWCVEDGCVFSSVLCPFCSDRNNLLGVQIIATNSSNIQLLEKILFYYDSLEVKSYEESASGVSKDVDLKPVNVNDRGMNGTAVLSSIDKYSYVPRPKISEQKLRGLPSEENQS from the exons ATGATGTCGTGCAAAGCGGAAGTAAAGGAGAAAATGAACTCTGCAGCAAAACCTAACAGGAGCAATGGCAATCATCTCCCGAAGAATGTGTACCACATCGGAGGCCTGCAGGTGGAGTTTCCGTACCAACCGTACGGGTCCCAGTTTGCATTCATGGGGAGAGTGATCTCCACCCTCGACCGGGCTCAGAGGGAAGGCCACTGCCACGCCTTGCTCGAGTCTCCAACTGGCACCGGCAAGTCCCTCTCCCTCCTCTGTTCCTCTCTCGCCTGGCAGCACCGTTACAAATCCCAACCCAAGCCCCCTCCGCCTTCCGAGCCACTTGCCGATCCTCTCGTCCACGGCGGCGGCTTTCTTCCCGAGGATGATGCCGTTTCTTCTC CATCCGATAATCCGGAGCTCGCAGAACCCGAACCAGCCAAAAAAAATCAGAAGAAAAAGGCCGCTCCTACTATATATTATGCCTC GAGAACTCACTCACAAATCTCTCAAGTCATTCGTGAACTGCGGAAAACTACATACAGGGTGCCGATGGCTGTATTG GCATCACGGAAACATTACTGCacgaataaaaatatacttggCAAAGAGAACATCAATGAAGAATG TAAACTACTTCTGAAAGACCAGGAGATAGGGTGTCCAGAATTCAA AAATGCACATAAAGTCAAAGGACATCCCTCTCTTCAGAAAGGAGGATGTAATGAGGTGCATGACATAGAAGATCTTATAAAAGTTGGACATTCAGTGAAAG GTTGCTCCTATTATGCTGCACGTAATATGTCAGATGATGCGCAGCTGGTATTTTGTCCTTATAGCTACATCATTAATCCTGTCATTCGGGGAGCAATGGACTTAGATATTAAAGGAGCTATACTGATTCTTGATGAAGCTCA CAATATAGAGGACATCACTCGAGATGCTGGCAGCGCGGATATTCAAGAGGATGATTTTGATA AACTGCAAATGGAGCTGCAGCAACTATGTTCTGTAAATGCTGCAATATACCAACCACTATATGAAATGGCACAG GGTCTTACTAGTTGGATAGAACGGAAGAAAAATAACCTAGACAAGCGTGATTTTCAGCACTATGTGTCATG TTGGACTGGTGATAAGGCATTGAGAGaacttgaagaagcaaatatcTCAAAACAGTGCTTCCCAATCTTACTAGAATGTGCTACTAAG GCAATCAGAATTGCTACGGACTTGGAGACAGATAAGCCACATTTAAGTGGCATGTCAGTGATAACATTGGAAG GTTTATTCTCATCACTAACTTATTTCTTCTCAAGAAACGGATCTCACATGTTGGATTACCAGCTTGCTCTGCAGCGATGTGTTAGAAAAGATGCTG TAAGAGCTTTTGGAAACTGGACACACACTTTCAGCTTGTGGTGCTTGAATCCAGCTGTTGTGTTTAGAGATGTTGCTGATCTTTCTTTATCGATTATCTTGACTTCTGG GACTCTATCGCCGATGAGTTCCTTTTCTTCTGAGCTTGGAGTTCAGTTTGAAACTAATCTTGAAGCCCCCCATGTAATTGACATTTGCACACAG GTGTGGCCTGCTGTAATCTCCACTGGTCCTGGTAATTATCCTTTGAATGCAAGTTATAAAACGGCAGATGGATATGCCTTTCAG GATGCAGTTGGAAGATCTTTAGAAGAAATCTTCAACATTGTTCCAGGTGGATGTCTTGTGTTCTTCCCAAGTTATAAATTGATGGAGAAATTATGCAACCGTTGGACTGAAACAGGTCAATGGTCTCGACTAAATGCAAAAAAGCCCCTTTATGTTG AACCACGAGCTGGAGGCCAAGATGATTTTGAGACTACCTTAAAAGGGTATTATGACTCGATTCATCATGGGAAAAAGCCTGGTGCGCGAAGGAAAAGAAGGATTAAAGAAGTTGATTCAAATCACTCCCATCCGGTTGATTCCCAAGAGGGTTTTGAGAAAGGAGGAGCTGCTTTACTTGGTGTTTGCCGTGGAAAG GTTTCTGAAGGAATTGATTTCTCTGATGATAATGCCAGAGTAGTT ATTATTGTTGGTATTCCATTTCCCAACAT AAATGATATTCAAGTTTctctaaagaaaaaatataatgatatgTACAAATCATCCAAAAATCTTCTCAGCGGAAGTGAGTGGTATTGTCACCAAGCATTCCGTGCTTTAAATCAAGCAGCAG GCCGTTGTATACGACATAAGCTTGACTATGGGGCAATAATCCTTTTGG ATGAACGTCTTCGTGAAGAAAGAAGTAGAGCATTCATTTCGAAGTGGCTAAGAAGAAACCTAAAGGTTTATGACAACTTCGAATTATCAATAGAAGGACTAAAATCATTCTTTGAGGATGCCAAG GAATGGCATGCAATGAATACAGTGAATGTCAAACAGAATTTGAGCTTACATACTGATGGTGTCAATATCAAGAGTCAGAATAAGAGAttcacaagaaagaaaaatcagaaactTAACAAATCTTGCAATGGATTTGAGAAAGAAGGGTCAATTATTGAGGACCATGGCTCTTTTCCTGTACTAAGCTGTCAAGATCTTGTTGACAGTCAACCATCAGCTCAAGGGAATAGTAACAAATACAATTGTGAAGCCCATATAAACCCACAAATCTGTAATCCGACGGAGGAAAG GTTCAATCGGGATTTATTTGTTGCATCCACGCTTGGAGAATGCTCCTCCATCAAGGAAATCCCTTGTATAGATGTTAACAGTGATCCAGGTAGCCCTGGTTTCTCTAAGGATGATAACTCTGTTTCCACCATAATTGAGGCCTCTGCTCAATTTTCAAATCACTTGTCAAGCGTATCATTGTGTTTACCTGATGGAAGTAAAAATTCCTCAGGGCTTCACTCTTCAATAACTGTTACTCCTGAAAAGAATATAGCTAGAAATAATATTCCTGAAACGGAATCACCTGTGAATACAAGTGTTAATTCTCACTACCAGAAAAGGAGGAAGACCATGCTCTCACCATTTATCACAGAGgtagaaaatttaaattatattacacCTTGTGCCAACACTCTTATGACATACACAAAAAGCTCGTTGGATGTTAGAGAGGAAGCTCATGGAATTGAACATGTTTGGGAGAGAAATTCGAAGTCAAATATTCCTGAGTTACCAACAAGTAGTCTACCTAGTTCATGTTCGTTAACTTTCCCTTTACGGGATAGAAGGTTACAACTTTTTTGTTTACTCTGCAAAAACCCATTGGGCCGACCTGAAAACAATCTGTATCTCACGTGTTCCTTGATTTCCTCATCAAAAGTCCACTTAAGAACCCTTTTGAAACAGAGAACGAAAGCTTATGCTACTGAGACATCAAATAGTATACCCGTTATTCTAACCGATTCTTCATTTGTTGATCAACGTATCCGCACTGGCAGTGCACTGGAACAGGGTATTTGGTGTGTGGAAGATGGGTGTGTCTTCAGCTCTGTTCTCTGCCCCTTCTGCAGTGACCGCAACAATTTACTAGGAGTTCAGATCATTGCAACTAATTCATCAAATATTCAGTTACTTGAAAAG ATACTGTTTTACTATGATTCTTTAGAGGTGAAGAGCTATGAGGAATCAGCGTCTGGTGTTTCCAAGGATGTG GATTTGAAGCCAGTTAATGTGAATGATCGAGGCATGAATGGAACTGCTGTCTTAAGTTCCATCGACAAGTATTCGTATGTTCCCCGGCCAAAGATTTCAGAA CAGAAACTAAGGGGCTTGCCTTCTGAGGAAAACCAAAGTTGA